The following coding sequences lie in one Pseudarthrobacter phenanthrenivorans Sphe3 genomic window:
- a CDS encoding thioesterase family protein — protein sequence MTADLAELAEGNSYYVDQGGGRFQSTIHAQGAWNAHEQHMAPASGLMADCLERHQPRADMRMARISYEILGLIPGGSFHIETATLRPGKTIELLQAELVAGGRTAIRATAWRLVTSDTTAVAAVEDLPIPGPDDCKPYDGASVWPGGYIRSLEMRVAEGHRPGAGKVWLRTEHPLTDRADSGDLARLMGLVDTANGIAARVPPGRDSYAFPNLDLQVHMYRRPEGEWLGLDNAVSFGRDGIGLTSTVLHDLQGPFGRAEQILTLRRT from the coding sequence TTGACCGCAGACCTGGCTGAACTGGCCGAAGGAAACTCCTATTACGTGGACCAGGGCGGGGGACGCTTCCAGTCCACGATCCACGCCCAGGGCGCATGGAACGCGCACGAGCAGCACATGGCGCCCGCGTCCGGGCTGATGGCCGACTGCCTGGAACGGCACCAGCCCCGGGCTGACATGCGGATGGCGCGGATCAGCTACGAGATCCTGGGCCTCATCCCCGGCGGCAGCTTTCACATCGAAACCGCCACGCTGCGGCCTGGAAAGACCATCGAACTCCTGCAGGCAGAACTGGTCGCCGGCGGCAGGACGGCCATCCGGGCCACCGCCTGGCGCCTTGTCACCAGCGATACAACCGCAGTGGCTGCCGTCGAGGACCTTCCCATCCCCGGGCCCGACGACTGCAAGCCCTATGACGGCGCCTCCGTCTGGCCGGGCGGCTACATCCGCTCCCTGGAAATGCGGGTGGCCGAGGGGCACCGGCCCGGAGCCGGAAAGGTATGGCTCAGGACGGAGCACCCACTGACCGACCGTGCGGACAGCGGCGACCTTGCCCGCCTCATGGGGCTGGTGGACACCGCCAACGGTATTGCAGCCCGCGTACCTCCCGGCAGGGACAGCTACGCCTTCCCCAATCTTGACCTCCAAGTCCACATGTACCGCCGCCCCGAAGGGGAGTGGCTGGGCCTGGACAACGCTGTCTCATTCGGCCGGGACGGAATTGGCCTGACGTCCACTGTCCTGCACGACCTCCAAGGACCGTTCGGCCGGGCCGAGCAGATTCTCACGCTGCGCCGGACCTGA